From Sphingomonas hengshuiensis, one genomic window encodes:
- a CDS encoding glycosyltransferase family 2 protein encodes MNRLALSVVIPCYNEEACLETLHARVSAAARAAVGDSFEIVLINDGSKDASWPVMQRLSAGDPHLVAINLSRNHGHQLALTAGLDLCAGQQILIIDADLQDPPELLADMRAAMAAQGADVVYAVRRKREGESIFKKLTAAIFYRALDRITDTPIPLDTGDFRLMSRRALDAFLSLPEQARFIRGMVAWIGFRQVPFVYDRHERHAGESKYPLAKMIRFALDAITGFSTAPLRFASHVGLLLTAASVLLVLYIVVAWLLGQAIQGWTSLMLVVVVLGAVQMFVLGMIGEYLGRLYVESKRRPLYLVADVAGPVRGHASLGYRFEDSGAVSVSPQAVRSDAAE; translated from the coding sequence ATGAACCGCCTTGCGCTTTCCGTCGTCATCCCCTGCTACAATGAAGAGGCCTGCCTCGAAACGCTGCATGCCCGCGTTTCCGCGGCGGCGCGCGCGGCGGTGGGGGACAGTTTCGAAATCGTCCTGATCAACGACGGGTCGAAGGACGCGAGCTGGCCGGTGATGCAGCGGCTGAGTGCCGGCGACCCGCACCTCGTCGCGATCAACCTCTCGCGCAACCACGGCCATCAGCTTGCGCTGACCGCCGGGCTCGATCTGTGCGCGGGGCAGCAGATCCTGATCATCGACGCCGACTTGCAGGACCCCCCCGAATTGCTGGCCGACATGCGCGCGGCGATGGCGGCGCAGGGCGCCGACGTGGTCTATGCCGTCCGCCGCAAGCGCGAAGGCGAGAGCATCTTCAAGAAGCTGACCGCCGCGATCTTCTACCGCGCGCTCGACCGGATCACCGACACGCCGATCCCGCTCGACACCGGCGATTTCCGGCTGATGAGCCGCCGCGCGCTCGATGCGTTCCTGTCGCTGCCCGAACAGGCGCGCTTCATCCGCGGCATGGTCGCGTGGATCGGCTTCCGCCAGGTGCCCTTCGTCTATGACCGGCACGAGCGCCATGCGGGCGAGAGCAAATATCCGCTCGCCAAGATGATCCGCTTCGCGCTCGACGCGATCACCGGCTTCTCCACTGCGCCGCTGCGCTTCGCCAGCCATGTCGGGCTGCTGCTCACCGCCGCGTCGGTGCTGCTGGTGCTGTACATCGTTGTCGCCTGGCTGCTGGGGCAGGCGATTCAGGGCTGGACCTCGCTGATGCTCGTCGTCGTCGTGCTCGGCGCGGTGCAGATGTTCGTGCTGGGGATGATCGGCGAATATCTCGGCCGCCTCTATGTCGAATCGAAGCGGCGCCCGCTCTATCTGGTCGCCGATGTCGCGGGGCCAGTACGCGGCCACGCCTCACTCGGCTATCGCTTCGAGGATTCGGGCGCGGTGAGCGTCTCGCCCCAGGCCGTGCGGAGCGACGCGGCGGAGTAA
- a CDS encoding RelA/SpoT family protein encodes MLRQYELVDRVLSYDPDADEALLNRAYVFSVNAHGSQKRASGDPYFSHPIEVAGILTDLHLDAETIATAILHDTIEDTVATPEDIQRLFGDNVARMVDGVTKLSKIEAQTESERAAENLRKFLLAMSDDIRVLLVKLADRLHNMRTLHHIKNPDKRKRIARETMDIYAPLAERIGMYEFMKEMQSLAFKELEPEAYESITRRLDNLKIEGEDRIAKIASGLKLLLARGGIDAEVSGREKHPYSIWKKMSERHVSLEQLSDIMAFRAIVKTEEECYRALGSIHRRWPMVPGRFKDYISTPKRNGYRSLHTSVIHAENMRIEIQIRTGDMHAQAEYGLAAHWAYKQDAVRPDTQVSWIRDLIEILEHAESPEELLEHTRMAMYQDRIFAFTPKGELIQLPKGATPVDFAYAVHSNLGDQAVGAKINGRVVPLRTEIAQGDQVSILRSKAQEPQANWLNFAITGKARASIRRHIRHKERDETLSLGRKLYENILQRLPTPAGAEALRDALRRLKLSDEDALMEAIARRQLTDGQVMEAIMPGSALGTDHEMPTQIQAIDIKGLTPGVAFVLSEDCRPVPGDRIVGLRRQGEPIEVHAIDCATLADTDEDDWVDLTWGNKAEGGVARIAVTLKNEPGALGAIATLIGQHKANILGIRLDNRDTTFHTNTIDLEVRNAAHLMKLLAALRAADMVSSAERA; translated from the coding sequence GTGCTGCGTCAATATGAACTTGTAGACCGGGTCCTCTCCTACGACCCCGATGCCGATGAAGCGTTGCTCAACCGCGCTTACGTGTTCTCGGTGAACGCCCATGGCTCGCAGAAGCGCGCATCGGGCGACCCCTATTTCAGCCACCCGATCGAAGTGGCCGGCATCCTGACCGACCTGCATCTCGATGCGGAGACGATCGCGACTGCGATCCTCCACGACACGATCGAGGATACCGTCGCCACGCCGGAGGACATCCAGCGGCTGTTCGGCGACAATGTCGCGCGGATGGTGGACGGCGTCACCAAGCTTTCGAAGATCGAGGCGCAGACCGAGAGCGAGCGCGCCGCCGAGAATCTGCGCAAATTCCTGCTGGCGATGTCCGACGACATCCGCGTGCTGCTGGTCAAGCTGGCCGACCGGCTGCACAATATGCGCACGCTCCATCACATCAAGAATCCGGACAAGCGCAAGCGCATCGCGCGCGAGACGATGGACATCTACGCCCCGCTCGCCGAGCGGATCGGCATGTACGAGTTCATGAAGGAGATGCAGAGCCTCGCCTTCAAGGAGCTCGAGCCCGAGGCGTATGAATCGATCACCCGCCGGCTCGACAACCTCAAGATCGAGGGCGAGGACCGCATCGCCAAGATCGCCTCGGGGCTGAAGCTGCTGCTCGCGCGCGGCGGGATCGATGCGGAGGTTTCGGGGCGCGAAAAGCATCCCTATTCGATCTGGAAGAAGATGTCCGAGCGGCATGTCAGCCTCGAACAGCTCAGCGACATCATGGCGTTTCGCGCGATCGTCAAGACCGAGGAGGAATGCTACCGCGCGCTGGGTTCGATCCACCGCCGCTGGCCGATGGTGCCGGGGCGGTTCAAGGATTATATCTCGACCCCGAAGCGCAACGGCTATCGCTCGCTCCACACCAGCGTGATCCATGCCGAGAATATGCGGATCGAAATCCAGATCCGCACCGGCGACATGCATGCCCAGGCCGAATATGGGCTGGCGGCGCATTGGGCGTATAAACAGGACGCGGTGCGCCCCGATACCCAGGTCAGCTGGATTCGCGACCTGATCGAAATCCTCGAACATGCCGAAAGCCCCGAGGAGCTGCTCGAACATACCCGCATGGCGATGTACCAGGATCGGATCTTCGCCTTCACGCCGAAGGGCGAGCTGATCCAGTTGCCGAAGGGCGCGACGCCGGTCGATTTCGCCTATGCGGTGCATTCCAATCTGGGCGATCAGGCAGTGGGCGCCAAGATCAATGGCCGCGTCGTGCCGCTGCGCACCGAAATCGCGCAAGGCGACCAGGTCTCGATCCTGCGCTCCAAGGCGCAGGAGCCGCAGGCGAACTGGCTCAACTTCGCGATCACCGGCAAGGCGCGCGCGTCGATCCGCCGCCACATCCGCCACAAGGAGCGCGACGAGACGCTGAGCCTCGGGCGCAAGCTGTACGAAAATATCCTCCAGCGGCTGCCCACCCCCGCCGGGGCCGAGGCGCTGCGCGACGCGCTGCGGCGGCTCAAACTGTCGGACGAGGATGCGCTGATGGAGGCGATCGCCCGGCGCCAGCTCACCGACGGCCAGGTGATGGAGGCGATCATGCCGGGTTCGGCACTGGGCACCGATCATGAGATGCCCACTCAGATCCAGGCGATCGACATCAAGGGGCTGACTCCCGGCGTCGCCTTCGTGCTGTCCGAGGATTGCCGCCCGGTTCCCGGCGACCGCATCGTCGGGCTGCGCCGTCAGGGTGAACCGATCGAAGTCCATGCAATCGACTGCGCCACCCTCGCCGACACCGACGAGGACGACTGGGTAGACCTGACCTGGGGGAACAAGGCCGAGGGCGGGGTCGCGCGGATCGCGGTGACGCTCAAGAACGAACCCGGCGCGCTGGGCGCGATCGCCACGCTGATCGGCCAGCACAAGGCGAACATCCTGGGCATCCGGCTCGACAATCGCGATACCACCTTCCACACCAACACGATCGACCTCGAAGTCCGCAACGCCGCGCATCTGATGAAGCTGCTCGCCGCGTTGCGCGCCGCCGACATGGTCAGTTCGGCCGAGCGGGCCTGA
- a CDS encoding class I SAM-dependent methyltransferase, translated as MDRVVYDRMAAHDTTHWWYRARREILSDYLERWGGLPQGARILEIGCGTGHNLPMLAQFGEVDAIEIDETARTFASERLGKPVGSSPLPELTGVEPGSYDLVAVLDVVEHVEDDVAALKAMATALKPGGKILITVPAHQWMWSAHDVVNHHKRRYSKATLVAALDKAGLAHRKLGWFNSLLFPAAVAARIAGKLTGKDDSDDSPPPRALNAVFEKIFGLERHLVGRVPLPPGLSLIVLASPKG; from the coding sequence ATGGATCGCGTAGTTTACGACCGCATGGCCGCGCATGACACCACGCATTGGTGGTACCGCGCGCGCCGCGAAATCCTGTCCGATTATCTGGAGCGCTGGGGCGGGTTGCCGCAGGGCGCGCGCATCCTCGAGATCGGCTGCGGCACCGGGCATAATCTGCCGATGCTCGCGCAGTTCGGCGAGGTCGACGCGATCGAGATCGACGAGACCGCGCGCACCTTTGCCAGCGAGCGGCTGGGCAAGCCGGTGGGATCGTCGCCGCTGCCCGAACTGACGGGGGTCGAGCCGGGGAGCTATGATCTGGTCGCGGTGCTCGACGTGGTCGAGCATGTCGAGGACGATGTCGCGGCGCTGAAGGCGATGGCGACCGCGCTCAAGCCCGGCGGCAAGATCCTGATCACCGTGCCTGCGCACCAATGGATGTGGAGCGCGCATGACGTGGTGAACCACCATAAGCGCCGCTATTCGAAGGCGACGTTGGTCGCGGCGCTCGACAAGGCGGGGCTGGCGCATCGCAAGCTGGGCTGGTTCAATTCGCTGCTGTTCCCCGCCGCGGTCGCCGCGCGGATCGCGGGCAAGCTGACCGGCAAGGACGACAGCGACGATTCGCCGCCGCCGCGCGCGCTGAATGCGGTGTTCGAGAAGATATTCGGGCTGGAGCGGCATCTGGTCGGGCGGGTGCCGTTGCCGCCGGGGCTGTCGCTGATCGTGCTGGCGTCGCCGAAGGGCTGA